A window of the Alnus glutinosa chromosome 4, dhAlnGlut1.1, whole genome shotgun sequence genome harbors these coding sequences:
- the LOC133866216 gene encoding protein STRICTOSIDINE SYNTHASE-LIKE 12-like, protein MATLFSLVLTKVAILLLCIAPISLSLTFEKIPLPTGAAGPASFAFDLFGGPYVGVQDGRILKYEGPTTGFVDFAFDTPTRSKAVCDGQTNDSLGPTCGRPFGLDFYILTQQLYVADAYFGLLVVGSNGRLGTILASGVNETRFRFLNSVGLDPLTGVVYFTEFSVVYQLSNITQAILNGDATGSLLKYDPKTRQVSVLLTRLSGAAGVAVSADDAFVLVLEQIGQRIQRFWIKGPKRNTAETFITFQGRPNKITRTGLGDFLVVVNVITNQSTQDVLPTVVRINAFGTVVKRVALDRQYNDTGVTEVIEHLGEYYIGSQYVNVTFVGVYGIL, encoded by the exons ATGGCTACACTATTCTCTCTCGTCCTTACCAAGGTTGCCATCCTCCTCTTGTGCATTGCTCCTATTTCACTTTCTCTAACTTTTGAGAAGATTCCATTGCCAACAGGTGCCGCAGGTCCTGCATCTTTTGCCTTTGACTTGTTTGGTGGACCCTATGTGGGTGTCCAAGACGGTCGAATTCTCAAATATGAAGGACCCACTACTGGTTTCGTAGATTTTGCCTTCGACACGCCAACTAG GTCGAAGGCGGTATGTGATGGGCAAACTAATGATTCTTTGGGACCCACCTGTGGGAGGCCATTTGGTTTGGATTTCTACATTTTGACGCAACAGCTCTACGTAGCTGATGCATATTTTGGGCTTTTGGTGGTGGGATCTAATGGAAGGCTGGGAACCATTCTCGCCAGCGGTGTTAATGAGACGCGATTCCGCTTCCTTAATAGTGTAGGCCTCGACCCGTTAACTGGAGTTGTTTACTTCACAGAATTTAGTGTTGTTTACCAGCTAAG CAATATTACTCAGGCAATACTTAATGGCGATGCAACAGGAAGTTTATTAAAATATGATCCAAAGACAAGGCAGGTTTCTGTGTTGCTAACAAGGCTTTCTGGAGCTGCCGGGGTTGCAGTTAGTGCTGACGATGCATTTGTTCTCGTCTTAGAGCAGATAGGTCAAAGAATTCAGAGGTTTTGGATCAAAGGTCCTAAAAGAAATACGGCCGAAACTTTCATAACCTTCCAAGGAAGACCAAATAAAATCACAAGAACCGGATTGGGAGATTTTTTGGTGGTAGTGAATGTAATAACAAACCAATCTACCCAAGACGTTCTACCCACCGTGGTAAGGATCAATGCATTTGGCACTGTTGTAAAAAGGGTGGCACTTGACAGGCAGTATAACGACACGGGAGTCACTGAAGTTATAGAACATCTTGGGGAATATTATATCGGGTCTCAATATGTGAATGTGACTTTTGTTGGTGTCTATGGCATCCTCtaa